From Helicoverpa zea isolate HzStark_Cry1AcR chromosome 23, ilHelZeax1.1, whole genome shotgun sequence, one genomic window encodes:
- the LOC124642068 gene encoding disheveled-associated activator of morphogenesis 1-A-like, producing the protein MLPSQPKSVMMPQSHNVIYRAPIPAPIFPKSIADELPLPPPRIPPRPRHSPQMARSPLVPTRPAPPPPPPLRSPPDPPIPPPPPPRMPPPPAPVVPTLEEQIDEIVNNHNQQEVLQSVKRRPAPRPPPKRPSPKKASIFTRVAQFKLPGRKSMTSPFEPVKKDVPPRKDFSNLQKVVNDYLNRRSGQRRTSAEKNHDNEAKKPPHSNNKLDEFKQRDKSTHRDESKQKVMFKKHYGNKHQDDINEPYEEIQQPEFKQQLEDKKAKQNDEIKQRDEPKQDEEIKQQQQQNKPVQDEKPKDVEKPHTDEPVTETRLKKAEEKVINFNQYLKEKDNNTKISNNKDIDVKDDIDNKLMSLLDTLEKEVKHVALAGSEKEIFDAKIRKIYGTVVGDAVDLTTSKPIIANKVETETNVGELKKANYEPNIMNDIKIPEDNSQAQIRQIRHQEAETKNDQLKNYEYLVQRKDKLTDNYSPNKYIGNTDVNIFSDVDKKRVDLYDRKYNERYEQRYRDIDHKYMDDIDRKYSENLDRKYSENNLDHGKYDLQRKYVDNFNQKYNYNVDPKYDENAPGVRKQIKYDTKDVVEFREFKHNALNSAEENNIKYRNFDKFNEKDIKPHGIIDRNLYRNKDERKYRVIGDEKRGKSVHTHMDLEDPLSFERRKYYQEKLDNIERKLRGTRNNRQRNDQLRSDRPMRRMRPSRDGIQRTRSKSQADNFYMPERARFLHGF; encoded by the exons ATGTTACCTTCACAACCGAAATCCGTGATGATGCCCCAATCGCATAATGT cattTACAGAGCACCGATACCAGCGCCTATTTTTCCGAAGAGTATCGCTGATGAACTGCCTTTACCGCCGCCCCGGATCCCACCTCGTCCGCGGCACTCCCCTCAAATGGCCAGGTCTCCATTAGTACCCACACGGCCGGCACCCCCACCCCCACCACCTCTTCGGTCCCCACCAGACCCCCCAATCCCACCGCCACCGCCACCCAGAATGCCGCCCCCTCCAGCACCCGTGGTACCAACACTAGAAGAACAGATCGATGAGATAGTTAATAACCATAATCAGCAAGAAGTACTACAGTCAGTAAAAAGACGACCTGCGCCAAGGCCACCACCAAAACGCCCTTCGcctaag AAAGCAAGCATATTTACAAGAGTAGCCCAATTCAAACTACCTGGAAGAAAAAGTATGACTTCGCCTTTTGAACCAGTTAAAAAAGACGTACCGCCGCGAAAAGATTTCTCAAATCTGCAAAAAGTGGTCAATGACTACTTAAACCGCAGATCAGGCCAAAGAAGAACAAGCGCTGAAAAAAACCATGATAATGAAGCCAAAAAACCGCCACATTCAAACAATAAGCTTGACGAATTCAAACAACGTGACAAATCTACACACCGTGATGAaagcaaacaaaaagttatgttCAAAAAGCATTATGGAAACAAACATCAGGATGATATAAATGAACCGTATGAAGAAATACAACAGCCTGAGTTTAAACAACAGTTAGAAGACaagaaagcaaaacaaaatgacGAAATCAAACAACGTGATGAACCCAAGCAAGATGAAGAAAtcaaacaacaacaacaacagaataAACCAGTTCAAGACGAAAAACCTAAAGATGTAGAAAAGCCACACACAGACGAACCAGTAACAGAGACTCGTTTAAAAAAAGCAGAAGAAAAGGTCATAAATTTCAATCAGTATTTGAaggaaaaagataataataccAAAATTAGTAATAACAAAGATATTGATGTCAAAGATGATATCGATAACAAACTAATGTCTCTTCTCGATACATTGGAAAAAGAAGTAAAGCACGTTGCCCTTGCTGGTAgtgaaaaagaaatatttgacgccaaaattagaaaaatctaTGGAACAGTCGTAGGTGATGCTGTAGACTTGACAACTTCCAAACCAATCATTGCTAATAAGGTAGAAACTGAAACGAATGTTGGTGAATTAAAGAAAGCTAACTACGAACCCAACATAATGAATGATATAAAAATCCCGGAAGACAACTCACAGGCACAAATAAGGCAAATTAGACATCAAGAAGCAGAAACGAAAAACGACCAATTGAAGAATTATGAATATTTGGTTCAAAGAAAGGATAAATTAACTGACAATTACAGTCCGAATAAATATATCGGGAATACAGACGTCAATATTTTTAGTGATGTAGATAAAAAACGTGTTGATTTATATGATCGGAAATATAATGAACGATATGAACAAAGGTACAGAGATATTGATCACAAATACATGGATGATATCGATCGCAAGTACAGCGAAAACTTAGACCGAAAATACAGTGAAAACAATTTAGATCATGGCAAATACGATCTTCAACGCAAATACGTCGATaatttcaatcaaaaatataattataacgtCGATCCAAAATATGATGAGAATGCACCGGGTGtaagaaaacaaataaagtatgaCACGAAAGATGTTGTGGAGTTCAGAGAGTTCAAACATAACGCGTTAAACTCAGCTGAGGAGaacaacataaaatataggaattttgataaatttaatgAGAAGGATATAAAACCCCATGGTATTATTGATAGGAACTTATACAGAAACAAAGATGAGAGGAAATACAGGGTTATCGGCGATGAGAAGAGAGGTAAAAGTGTTCACACACACATGGATCTAGAAGACCCACTTAGTTTTGAAAGGAGAAAGTATTATCAAGAAAAACTTGATAATATTGAAAGAAAGCTGCGAGGAACCCGGAATAATAGACAAAGGAATGAT CAACTAAGGAGCGACCGACCAATGAGACGAATGCGACCGAGCCGCGATGGTATACAACGAACAAGATCGAAATCGCAAGCTGACAATTTCTACATGCCTGAAAGAGCCAGATTCTTACACGGATTCTAA